In the Flavobacterium sp. J372 genome, one interval contains:
- a CDS encoding YebC/PmpR family DNA-binding transcriptional regulator: MGRAFEFRKARKMKRWSAMAKTFTRIGKDIVMAVKEGGPNPESNSRLRAVMQNAKAANMPKDNVERAIKKASDKETANFKEVLFEGYAPHGIAILIETATDNNNRTVANIRSYFNKCNGTLSTQGSVEFMFDHTCNFRIPSDGQDVEELELEMIDFGVEEIFKDEDGIVMYAPFESFGAIQKELENRNIEILSSGFERIPQVTKELTPEQVADVEKLLEKIEEDDDVMNVYHTMQE, encoded by the coding sequence ATGGGAAGAGCGTTTGAATTTAGGAAAGCCAGAAAAATGAAACGTTGGTCGGCCATGGCCAAGACGTTTACAAGAATTGGCAAAGATATAGTGATGGCTGTAAAAGAAGGCGGCCCGAACCCGGAGAGCAACTCAAGGCTGCGCGCTGTAATGCAGAACGCGAAAGCTGCCAACATGCCTAAAGACAATGTTGAGAGGGCTATAAAGAAAGCTTCAGACAAAGAAACCGCCAACTTTAAAGAAGTACTTTTTGAAGGCTATGCGCCACACGGTATCGCTATACTTATTGAAACAGCAACCGATAATAATAACCGTACGGTAGCAAACATTCGCAGTTATTTCAATAAGTGTAACGGAACACTTAGTACGCAGGGCTCAGTTGAATTTATGTTTGACCATACCTGTAATTTCCGCATTCCAAGTGATGGTCAGGATGTTGAAGAACTGGAGCTTGAAATGATTGACTTTGGTGTGGAAGAAATATTTAAAGATGAAGACGGGATTGTGATGTACGCACCGTTTGAAAGCTTTGGCGCTATACAGAAAGAACTTGAAAATCGTAACATTGAGATATTATCTTCAGGTTTTGAAAGGATTCCGCAGGTAACGAAAGAACTAACACCTGAGCAGGTTGCTGATGTGGAAAAGCTTCTTGAGAAAATTGAGGAAGATGACGATGTGATGAACGTATACCATAC
- a CDS encoding S41 family peptidase encodes MKKYIALACLLTITVAAQNHDRACDVFGKINTLLQEKHYKPKPVNDSLSAFVFNSVMEQLDDNHTLFLKNEYDALAVHKYKIDDYITQGNCGFFTDFISAYKKALERNKAFTEELISGKLELNTQDTIFYSRKTFPYHTDPQKIKRFIRKKMVYDVLEEIAMQSRDRDSLKTHFDKLVAESKKKVSEAFLCRVNSLLNPNEGFDNSIYNKFFSTFSSYFDPHSTYFNYNEKSSFMSSISSENYSLGLYVSQDEKDNIIVEDIVPGGPAYNSGKVDKGDQLLKLATGGKEYTVSCSSLEAITSIVLSDTYKDVAMTFRKKDGNVYTVALRKMKMNAEDHKVYSYILGGEQNIGYIKIPSFYTAVDNAFGRGSADDVARELKLLKKSKIKGLIIDLQFNGGGSMEEVIRMAGMFIDYGPVAVISDKQQDYVVINDDDRGTLYLGPMVVLVNGQSASASEFFAGVMQDYNRAVIAGSTTLGKASMQTILQLKGSKEDFVKLTIDKFYRVTGRSSQYTGIVPDVEMPSFFEKLMPRESSMPMALANDSISLDVTFKRLPKEPISQAAGLSKNRIAANTDFLMINSINSKVDKLYNSDKPALPLTFDTVFDDVHSMDSIWKDITAATEKDRDIAVNVTYANASGGKDNFAANSNAEKIKAIKTNPYIKEALNIASDLYNMGNN; translated from the coding sequence ATGAAAAAATATATCGCACTGGCCTGTTTGCTTACCATAACGGTGGCCGCACAAAACCATGACAGGGCGTGCGATGTATTTGGCAAGATCAACACGCTGCTCCAGGAAAAGCACTATAAGCCAAAACCGGTAAATGACAGCCTTTCGGCATTTGTATTCAACTCGGTTATGGAGCAGCTTGATGATAACCATACCCTATTCTTAAAAAATGAGTATGATGCTCTCGCTGTTCACAAATATAAGATAGACGATTATATAACCCAGGGAAACTGCGGCTTTTTTACTGATTTTATCTCTGCATACAAAAAAGCTCTGGAACGGAATAAAGCCTTCACTGAAGAGCTTATTTCAGGTAAGCTGGAGCTGAACACGCAGGACACGATTTTCTATTCCCGCAAAACATTTCCGTACCATACCGACCCGCAGAAGATTAAGCGCTTCATTCGCAAGAAAATGGTGTATGATGTGCTGGAAGAAATTGCCATGCAAAGCCGTGACCGGGATTCTCTTAAAACACACTTTGATAAACTGGTTGCAGAATCTAAAAAGAAAGTCTCTGAAGCATTCCTTTGCCGTGTTAACAGCCTGCTAAATCCTAATGAGGGGTTTGATAACAGCATTTACAATAAATTCTTCTCAACTTTCAGCTCATATTTCGACCCGCACTCTACTTATTTCAACTACAATGAGAAATCGTCATTCATGTCGAGTATTTCAAGCGAAAATTATTCGCTCGGATTATATGTAAGCCAGGATGAAAAAGATAATATTATAGTAGAGGATATTGTACCCGGTGGGCCCGCTTACAACAGCGGTAAAGTAGATAAGGGAGACCAGCTGCTGAAGCTTGCAACCGGCGGAAAAGAGTACACGGTAAGCTGCTCATCTCTTGAAGCCATAACAAGTATAGTACTATCTGATACTTACAAAGATGTAGCAATGACCTTCCGTAAAAAAGACGGGAATGTGTATACTGTTGCCTTGCGAAAAATGAAAATGAACGCCGAAGATCACAAGGTGTACAGCTACATTTTAGGTGGTGAGCAAAACATTGGCTACATTAAAATACCAAGTTTCTACACCGCTGTAGACAACGCATTCGGGCGGGGCTCTGCCGATGATGTGGCGCGTGAGCTTAAACTGCTCAAGAAGTCAAAAATCAAAGGGCTGATTATAGACCTGCAGTTTAACGGCGGTGGCAGCATGGAAGAAGTAATCCGTATGGCCGGTATGTTTATAGACTATGGCCCCGTGGCAGTGATAAGCGATAAACAGCAGGATTATGTGGTGATAAATGATGACGACCGCGGCACACTTTACCTCGGCCCGATGGTTGTGCTGGTTAATGGGCAATCGGCTTCGGCAAGTGAGTTTTTTGCGGGTGTAATGCAGGATTATAACCGTGCCGTAATTGCAGGCAGCACTACGCTTGGCAAGGCCAGCATGCAGACTATACTTCAGCTTAAAGGCAGTAAAGAAGATTTTGTAAAGCTTACTATCGACAAGTTTTACCGCGTTACAGGCCGAAGCAGCCAATATACAGGCATTGTGCCTGATGTAGAGATGCCGTCATTTTTTGAGAAGCTGATGCCACGTGAAAGCTCAATGCCAATGGCGCTGGCCAATGATAGTATATCACTGGATGTTACCTTTAAAAGATTGCCAAAAGAGCCTATAAGCCAGGCTGCCGGCCTAAGCAAAAACAGGATAGCGGCAAACACCGACTTTTTAATGATAAATTCTATTAATAGTAAAGTTGATAAACTTTACAATAGCGATAAACCTGCATTGCCGCTTACATTTGATACTGTATTTGACGATGTGCACTCTATGGACAGCATCTGGAAAGACATCACCGCAGCTACAGAGAAAGACCGAGACATTGCCGTTAATGTTACCTATGCAAACGCATCTGGAGGTAAGGATAATTTTGCCGCAAACAGCAATGCCGAAAAAATCAAAGCTATTAAGACAAACCCGTATATAAAAGAAGCGCTCAATATCGCCTCAGATTTGTACAATATGGGTAATAACTAA
- a CDS encoding thiamine diphosphokinase has product MSSHHIVRDDQEPALIIANGAACSSELMGQLLEWSPLVVVLDSAIERVLELSIKADVLLGDFDRGFDAEHYRNKQYPLEIVHTPDQDKTDLEKAFDYLIERKIPAANVIWATGRRADHTITNLTNIARYRDRLKIVILDDYSKVFLLPRKFEKWYTAGSVISLIPVGTVSGITTQNLKYPLDNESLTIGYRTGSSNEAEADGIVTIRHTYGDLLLMECHD; this is encoded by the coding sequence ATGTCATCCCACCACATAGTACGTGACGACCAGGAACCTGCGCTTATTATTGCAAACGGCGCTGCCTGCAGTAGTGAACTTATGGGGCAGCTGCTGGAATGGTCTCCGCTTGTTGTGGTGCTTGACAGCGCCATTGAACGTGTATTGGAACTGAGTATCAAGGCCGATGTTCTGTTGGGTGATTTTGACCGAGGCTTTGATGCTGAACACTACCGTAACAAGCAGTATCCGCTGGAAATTGTACATACGCCTGACCAGGATAAAACAGACCTTGAGAAAGCTTTTGATTACTTAATTGAAAGGAAAATACCCGCTGCTAATGTAATATGGGCAACAGGCCGCCGGGCAGACCATACCATTACCAACCTGACCAATATTGCTCGCTACCGCGATAGGCTCAAGATAGTTATACTCGATGACTACAGTAAGGTATTCCTGCTTCCGCGGAAGTTTGAAAAGTGGTACACCGCAGGTTCTGTGATATCATTAATTCCAGTCGGTACGGTAAGTGGTATCACAACGCAAAACCTGAAGTATCCGCTCGACAACGAATCTCTCACAATAGGCTACCGCACCGGAAGCAGTAACGAGGCTGAAGCAGACGGCATTGTAACTATCAGGCATACCTACGGCGATTTATTACTGATGGAATGCCATGACTAA